A single genomic interval of Gemmatimonas aurantiaca harbors:
- a CDS encoding flagellar hook capping FlgD N-terminal domain-containing protein gives MIADVRNSYSSMFNTTSNTDGTNYPEPPVGAAEPSPERTLPTNPKGMGRDEFLKMLVAQLKNQDPLNPMDGKDMAAQLAQFSTVEQLLKMNESLDAQKTATGEMKDAIVSLEATQNERADELAQLIEGQMAMATVGKVGVTTGNTAFVDKDGTGQIVVDTGSLEGTGRITMINSKGEAVGQAVVGHVKAGQSSFNVGDYEWDPPLEPGQYTYKFDVAKDGGLFQSAKTYTVGRITGMKYENGYPMMIIGDALQVPMSQLIQIRA, from the coding sequence ATGATCGCCGACGTACGCAACAGCTACAGCTCGATGTTCAACACGACATCGAACACCGACGGCACCAACTATCCGGAGCCCCCGGTCGGCGCGGCCGAGCCGTCGCCGGAACGCACCCTGCCCACCAATCCGAAAGGCATGGGGCGCGACGAATTCCTCAAGATGCTCGTGGCGCAGCTCAAGAATCAGGATCCGCTCAATCCGATGGACGGCAAGGACATGGCGGCGCAGCTCGCGCAGTTCTCCACCGTCGAACAGCTCCTGAAGATGAACGAGTCGCTGGACGCGCAGAAAACGGCGACCGGCGAGATGAAGGACGCGATCGTCTCGCTCGAGGCGACCCAGAACGAGCGCGCGGACGAACTCGCGCAGCTTATCGAAGGGCAGATGGCGATGGCCACGGTCGGCAAGGTCGGCGTCACGACGGGCAACACGGCGTTCGTCGACAAGGATGGCACCGGCCAGATCGTCGTGGATACCGGATCGCTGGAAGGCACCGGCCGTATCACCATGATCAACAGCAAGGGTGAGGCCGTCGGTCAGGCGGTGGTCGGTCATGTGAAAGCCGGACAGTCGTCGTTCAACGTCGGCGACTACGAGTGGGATCCGCCACTCGAACCGGGGCAGTACACGTACAAGTTCGACGTCGCAAAGGATGGCGGCCTGTTTCAGAGTGCCAAGACGTACACGGTCGGTCGGATCACCGGCATGAAGTACGAGAATGGCTACCCCATGATGATCATCGGCGACGCATTGCAGGTCCCGATGTCCCAGCTCATCCAGATCCGCGCCTGA